The DNA region agacagaaacacaggcaTTAAACTCAGAGATGAAGTGTCTCTGGGAGTGATAAGGTCCTCCTGGTTTCccattttgtgacattttacttTTCGTCAGTGACACCGtcattgcattcacttgaattCATTGGtgtcttcactctgtcttccagttgacctgTTTCCATTGGAGGAGAATGGAACGGCTGTGGTTGTCTTTGCTGTTGCTGGCAGCAGCATGCAGGGGACAGCCGTGTCCGAAACGCTGTATGTGCCAGAGCCTCTCCCCGTCGCTCGCTATCCTCTGCTCCAAGACAGGCCTGCTGTTCGTTCCTGCCGCCATCGACCGGCGCACCGTGGAGCTACGGCTTCAAGAGAACTTCATCACAGGTAAAATGTACCAACCGGCCTGTCCAGTATATCCTTCACTTTAACATAACTCTGAAATTCAAACATTGCCTCagagttcagtgtgtagagtgcTGATACATGCATTCATGAACTGCTCCATTTATGTCCTTATCAATCATTTTATAAGAATGCTTGGATTTGTTGCTTATGTTGGGGAAAAACTCTGGTTGTTGCTACCGGGCAGGTTGCAATGATGGGAGCATATTTACTTTATCTCAGAATAATTGTGTGCAACggaaaacactttgtttacaGTGAATACAAATGTTGGTTGAAGTCAAAActctttttttgttggtttccaCGTGAGTCATATTTCTCACGAGTCTGGGTATTTCAACTTTCACACTTCGCACAAGCAAGTCTCATTAATGATTAATCTTCTCCATATATCAAAgaattcttcttttttgttttacttcgaGACATACTTATTTTTAAGAACTGAAGTGCTGCTTTGtccttttattttaatctgAAGTTCCATTTGCTCCCACCACGGCAGCCACCTAATCTTCCCAGGCTTGACTTAAAAGAAATTATATTCTGTgcttcaacaaaacaaaagacaaaaggtaAAGAGAAAAGAACACTTTCATATGGCCCAGAAAGATATTGTGATGCACATCTAACAACATCACACAGCCATAGTTATTGAAGTCACATTTTTCATGTACAATTTCAAAGATTCTGGAACTGTTTGTGCGATGCCAGAATCTCTAagctgtttactgacgtttgCTAGAGTTTGTTggcaaaaaatacatttataagaaaacacaatagTTTTCCAGAAACGGTTAACTTGACAAATGTGTTACctatattttccttttatgaCACAAATATTTCTGAAAGCACCAGAACCATATGCGCTGTCATTAATGTGAAAGCATATCTATCTGACTGGTCTTTCCGCCTCATTACTTTCTAATATATCTACTCACTAGCGACATTGCTGATGGaatctctctttgtgtttatcCTGTATACTCCCAGCTGTCCGAAGAAAGGATTTCGCGAACATGACCAGCCTGCTCCACCTAACCCTGTCCAGGAACACCATCAGTCAGATCCTCCCTTCAGCGTTCAGTGACCTGCGTCGACTCAGATCTCTCCACCTCGACTCTAATAGAATAACTGTGATCAGGGTAAGATTAATGTCTGAATGACCAACTGGATTGATGATGCTGAATGGGAATGAAGTATTGTGTGAATCAATGGGCTGTTAAACAGATActgagcaaaataaaaaagttgacAGTCAAATGGATGGATTCACACAACTGAATGATAGAGTTACAATGCAGAGAGATAGAGTGAATAGATAAATAGAAATATAGTACATGTACATATCTGCAATACTCTCACAGCTCActgtattttcccttttttttaatcaaccaGGATGAGCACTTCAAAGGCCTGACCAACCTTCGTCACCTAATCCTGGCCAACAACCAGCTCAACTCCATATCTCCCCATGCCTTTGATGACTTCCTGTCCACATTGGAGGATCTAGACCTCAGTTACAACAACCTTGCCCAGGTGCCATGGGACACGATTGGGCGCCTCACCAATGTCAATACCCTGAATATGGATCATAACCTCATAGAAAACGTTCCGCAAGGCGTGTTCACCAACCTGCACAAACTGGCCAGGTAAATGGATATATACGCTTTTGTCTGTAGAGTAACACAATCTAAAGGGATCTTAGAAatgaaatatattatatttagttGATAATTCAAAAATCCTTAATCGGTTCATGTGATAATCCAAAAATACGATCTAATAATTATCCTCTCCTCATGTTCTCCCGAAACCCTGTCCATCCACAGGCTTGACATGACATCCAATAAATTGAAGAAAATTCCCCCCGATCCATTATTCCTGAGAATCCCAGTTTATGCCAAGTCCAGAGGCTCCCCTCTCACCTCGCTGGTGTTGAGTTTTGGTGGTAACCCCCTTCACTGTAACTGTGAACTCCTGTGGCTGAGGAGACTAACCAGAGAAGATGACCTGGAGACATGCGCCTCTCCCTCTGACCTCAGTGCCAAATATTTCTGGACAATACCTGAAGAGGTGAGGTTTGACACTAATATGTCCTATAACCTTGGTTATGAGAGTAATCTTTAATTTATAATACAACTCAGAAAAGTAtgctaatttgaaaaaaaaaatgacctgATCTGTTTTGTCCTTCAGGAGTTTATTTGTGACCCACCAGTTCTAACACGCAAGTCACCTCACACTGTGGCAATGGAGGGCCAGCCTGCCAGTCTGAAGTGCAAAGCGAACGGTGACCCAGAGCCTGAGGTCCACTGGATAAGCCCTGAAGGGAGACTTATATCGAATGGCTCAAGGTATCACCCttattcctgtttttttttattttatattttgtattcaagGTACAGTGTTAATTTCGCAAATATGACATATCCAGTGAGTACACTAGTCCGCATTCAATGATGTCAGAAACCTGCGGAAACAGTTAGCAGGTGAAAAAGGGGGTTGTTTAAATAGTCTCCTGTATTTCTCGAGCTCAGCCAATGTTAAACCCAAGTCAGAAACATAATGTGCCTCACATCATTTCTGACTTGGCTGTAGGGACAGGACGTAGGCAGATGACTTGCGTGTGCCAAATCTGAAACATGATTAGAAAGTAGCTGTTGAGATCGGAATTAAAATCTCCACCATTAGACCTTCACATTTTTATCAGGTAACCTAGTTGGCACACTTGTCAGACGTGGGTTTAGGGTTATGGTTTAAATAACATTGGTTTCCTTTCATTGATAAAATTGCCCTCCGCTCAGTGCACTGCAATCAGATAGTGCTTGGCTACATGAAAGTGCATGCTTAAAGGAACCAAAGACGCATTGGGGACATTGTGTTTCGAGGATGAACTGTAACCACATCCGACACAAGAATAAAGGCATTTACATTGTCTGTTCTCATGACTAtcacaagaaaaacataaagtgcTCTACAAATGTACATTGGCTAGTAAACACTCAAATCTGCCCTATCCTCGGTCCTCAACTATGGACTGAAATATAAGACATTTGTGGATGGAGTGAGGACGAAAACAACCAAAAATAAAGTACACATAATAACACAGCTTCACAGAAGTCTAGCATATATTTCTATTCTTCTTTTGTTGCTTTTGGACCAGAGTAAATGAGAGAAGGATGTGACATAAGCTGCATATTCACAAAAGAAAGCTTAATTTATGGATCCAAAGCAATGTCGGATTCTTTGGCAAGTACCATTTGTGGTAAAGCCTAAAGTTGTGGGGGTAAAGCTGCCACACAGTCAGCAACACACATCCTCAGACTGGCAGCCATTGTATTGATTCTAGAAAAGAGTCAGAATGAATGATGGTGGTAGATGTAGATGAGTTGAATGGTAGAACACTGATTTGTAACTGTATGGAAGACAAGCGAGGACATCTTCTGTGACTGGATGGTGAGGACTAGAGGGGGTTGCCtcttaaatttaaatgtaaatgtgttctGCTATTTTACTTGCTTAAATGAATGGGGATTGCACAACAGTAGTGGAAAGTTTGGCCTGTTTATCCAAGCTGCAGTCACCTCTCAGTTAATAGTGTTAAAGTGATTGAATTAATTGACTTAGATATAtctcttttttacatttgtttcaggACGTTAGTTTTCCCAAATGGAAGCCTGGAGATCAATGTGACAACCCTGAAGGATTCAGGAAACTTTACTTGCATCGCCTCGAACGCAGCAGGCGAGTCCACAGGAAGGGTGGAGCTAGTTGTCACAGCCATGCCGCATCTCGCCAACAGCACAAGCCGCAGCCGGGACCCATCCTCTGAACCTGCCCCCTCTGATATTCTCACCTCCTCTAAGGTGGCACTGCCTAACAACGAGACAAGGGCGGCCGACCGGAGGGTCTCGTTGGTGGAACTGACGGGAAACTCTGCCCTCATTAGATGGAGCAGTCAGACGCCTACATCTGGAGTCAGGATGTTCCAGGTCCAGTACAACAGCTCTGGGGATGACGCACTGGTTTATAGGTACGAACATCTCCACCTCCTTTTCATAATTCTGTGTTTTAATTATCTTGAATTCAACACACTTTTTAAGCCATATTCTTAAAAAGCAGAGGATGCATTTGTGGGTGTAACCAGCAGACATCCTCCGTGGCTATGAGGATGAGAGCAGATGATAGATGATACAAGAGGAGATTAGCCAGTCTTCGTAAAAAGCTTAATCAACTGAAATGATAAAGACATCTGTACTGGAGCAGAGCCATTGTTGTGTTGCCTGAATGCAGGGGAGGCCTGGGCCAAATGTGAGAGTAGCTCTGTAAAAGGTTTTAATGCCTGTTTGTCAGTTGGCTTCATTGCTGCATTGCTCTGTACGTTTGTTGCTGGTCATTACACCTTTGTTTCAGTGGGGTATTTTATTTGTGGTATGGATTGAATTATCTTGGCAAAGTCATTATTTTGCCAGATTTTACTCCGATTGACAGACATTTGAATATCACACTGCTACAAATGTTTGAATGTTGAATGGGAAAATCCTATTTTGCCATCTTCCTGAAACAAAGAGGTAAGTTTCTGATTTGTATGCACAACATCCGACTGCACACACTGATACCTTAAAACCAAATAAAGTGGGAATGGACGCCCAAAGAATTTCAATGGATACAAAGAGCAGTTCAAGGTATTATGGTAATTCTTTTTGATAGTTCTGTGATTGCAGCCACTGAATTTTAATGTAAGCATTGGAACGAGCCTCATCTTACATGCAGAAGTTGAATTGGAGGAAAGGTCACTGTAAGTTGACTTATGTTAATCATAAAACTTTGTTCATTTTGTCATTTGCAGTTAAGGAATGTGGACCTTTGCATAGGAATTAAGATCGGTTGCCAAATTAGTGCTTTtaacaaatattaacaaatcAGTTTCCTTCATGTGTCAGCACAACGTTAATTTCCATAACAAAAGCAGCAAAGTATGTAATGACAGACTTTTGCAGGTTTATCTTTCCATCAATCATGGAGTACAGTTCATACAGTATATGAACGTGAGAGGGCGACTAGGGTCACATTTTTCTTTCCGAGCCCGAACCAAACCCGACAGGGattctgttgtttgtgtctgaaccAAACCACAGCCCGATGCAGTTAATGTAACTTACACCGAGTTTGTGTCAGCCTGTCACGGACATTCATGGCTGCTTGTTT from Platichthys flesus chromosome 4, fPlaFle2.1, whole genome shotgun sequence includes:
- the zgc:172282 gene encoding leucine-rich repeat and fibronectin type III domain-containing protein 1-like protein, yielding MERLWLSLLLLAAACRGQPCPKRCMCQSLSPSLAILCSKTGLLFVPAAIDRRTVELRLQENFITAVRRKDFANMTSLLHLTLSRNTISQILPSAFSDLRRLRSLHLDSNRITVIRDEHFKGLTNLRHLILANNQLNSISPHAFDDFLSTLEDLDLSYNNLAQVPWDTIGRLTNVNTLNMDHNLIENVPQGVFTNLHKLARLDMTSNKLKKIPPDPLFLRIPVYAKSRGSPLTSLVLSFGGNPLHCNCELLWLRRLTREDDLETCASPSDLSAKYFWTIPEEEFICDPPVLTRKSPHTVAMEGQPASLKCKANGDPEPEVHWISPEGRLISNGSRTLVFPNGSLEINVTTLKDSGNFTCIASNAAGESTGRVELVVTAMPHLANSTSRSRDPSSEPAPSDILTSSKVALPNNETRAADRRVSLVELTGNSALIRWSSQTPTSGVRMFQVQYNSSGDDALVYRMIPSSSNDFLVRDLAAGRSYDLCVLAVFDDVVTSLTATRPLGCLSFTTDTEFSQCQALHSHLLGGTMIIIIGGIIVASVLVFIIILMIRYKVYSHQGAGNGKAAIAVTAARPQSNGQGGSGQVQVFPHSASKITESQDDQALSPSRAMSPSNTLRDTVALVEEESSGRSIMTRTDSLANEELLSPTKARFSSRVAIEMKSRPPSVAKESTSPKEPAGSGDIDSEDELCREEARGTARRKHFREVER